A part of Paroedura picta isolate Pp20150507F chromosome 7, Ppicta_v3.0, whole genome shotgun sequence genomic DNA contains:
- the LOC143841966 gene encoding integrase/recombinase xerD homolog — translation MILQAVLGSVAPSTRRSYLGAAKNFLLFCRTLGCRGDWPMKESLLLSYMAHLWERGASHRTIRVQLAGLSFYSKLFKGWDPGSSFLARRAINGWRRQAPGIPDARRPITKNILQRLLQKLHHICLNKYEVYLTGAAFTLAFYGAFRSGELLSPARTRAGAATVALHDVTLHGDGLLIWLQKSKTDQLGKGISVHIRKHDLPVCPVRWVSKFLKVRPDIVGPLLIHRDGSYFSRFQFMAVLRLCLNELGLPAGQFGSHSFRIGAATQALQDGASTKQIMKLGRWRSAAYKGYLRPDMVH, via the coding sequence ATGATTTTACAGGCCGTGCTAGGCTCTGTGGCACCATCTACACGTCGATCGTACTTGGGAGCTGCCAAAAACTTCCTTCTATTTTGCAGAACACTAGGCTGCCGGGGGGACTGGCCTATGAAGGAAAGTTTATTGCTGAGCTACATGGCACATCTGTGGGAGCGTGGGGCATCACATAGAACTATTAGAGTCCAATTAGCGGGACTCTCTTTCTATAGCAAACTGTTTAAGGGTTGGGATCCGGGATCATCGTTTTTGGCAAGAAGGGCCATTAACGGTTGGAGACGTCAAGCCCCTGGGATCCCAGATGCTAGGCGCCCGATTACAAAGAATATTTTACAGAGGTTGCTGCAGAAGTTGCACCACATCTGTTTAAATAAGTATGAGGTCTACCTTACAGGGGCGGCCTTCACGTTGGCCTTTTACGGAGCATTTCGAAGTGGGGAGCTGCTGTCCCCGGCTCGTACTAGGGCAGGGGCAGCTACAGTTGCCTTACATGATGTAACACTTCATGGGGATGGTCTGTTGATTTGGCTCCAGAAATCGAAAACAGATCAATTGGGCAAGGGTATTTCAGTTCACATCCGAAAGCACGACTTACCTGTTTGTCCGGTACGATGGGTATCTAAGTTTTTGAAAGTTCGCCCAGATATTGTTGGGCCGTTATTGATACATCGGGATGGGTCGTACTTTTCCCGATTTCAGTTTATGGCAGTTCTCAGGCTTTGTCTGAATGAGCTAGGATTGCCTGCTGGACAATTTGGTTCACATTCTTTTAGGATTGGGGCCGCTACGCAGGCTTTGCAAGATGGGGCTTCCACAAAACAGATCATGAAACTTGGGCGGTGGCGCTCAGCAGCCTATAAAGGGTACCTGCGCCCAGATATGGTTCACTaa